One window of the Tachyglossus aculeatus isolate mTacAcu1 chromosome 12 unlocalized genomic scaffold, mTacAcu1.pri SUPER_6_unloc_4, whole genome shotgun sequence genome contains the following:
- the LOC119921650 gene encoding LOW QUALITY PROTEIN: uncharacterized protein LOC119921650 (The sequence of the model RefSeq protein was modified relative to this genomic sequence to represent the inferred CDS: inserted 1 base in 1 codon): MELEVKDIMRINEMQWGHLKHQEEDKVKIMRDQSTSRSPVNFDASPSVQRLLQKFNKELVEVLFLMKSNHLHPFVVQNRMYFLVLLALATHQLVSNPSLYCVSGGCYLGLRVLAGRFPYRKEKQAVSQLLNLHSMKAGCVSYGNLLPLSWKEWIFFYRLYKDTGSEKSDCTTCQSLREKVQGVSSGDRASCSIPPLPFTGREKMFWPGTTSFRGPKSLEDKAQRLREQSLARFGHGRMVDPEEEAPEKTEPKSAKLQTKTTGTMTYCQLPLLSPNSHGSLDLRIPTASTGPVPKQSEAEGSTASSLEQVYPESRMFQVGGQDAHQKDVHNDSPERRIFSHRGSSPSGSSLIKDPSYRKDPDHSIPEVMDGISKVLRLEDSPRLKNEQWALEDHTDAKRHQSRAGEIPSLRHCGRDDTNTSPPLAPPSSLGPPALPSPRYLVPAFPRSPTPGSLEQRHQKPRMSVTLCDRRMESFLELSLKSGQRDHQGKIKPGDMSEESVKALEAVLKRKHVAFLSGLSLIHYLTGPVTVSPVGLIGLAVRTGHELTPTGDHPDCSVANWVKGEASEKAHILPAAERHQAPMDSRVRRHSQEAENRARPQSRTMRAQGPKNNGPGSRPINSSLCPXKSAGHLGAITPTQRGKKDAGEAHSWASVSSLLEEFPGPAKSKGPISSTLGPARASKSNQASPQASFLAKLKMWFSSLSKVQQSNISPKAWVTTGSKQPDKWSSASSNNKPPFPEIKLHGDLSISVLLVVTKRQGFATKQPLGFKNTSSAMKIQFDKLNFFLRAFANNKISTIQ, translated from the exons AGAGATCAGAGTACATCCCGAAGCCCTGTTAACTTCGATGCCAGCCCATCAG TTCAGAGGCTGTTGCAAAAATTCAACAAGGAACTGGTAGAGGTTCTGTTTCTCATGAAAAG CAACCACCTCCACCCCTTTGTTGTTCAAAACCGAATGTATTTCTTAGTGCTCTTGGCTCTGGCCACACACCAGCTGGTGTCAAATCCCAGTCTGTATTGTGTCAGTGGTGGTTGCTATCTAGGTCTGAGGGTCCTGGCGGGTAGATTTCCTtatagaaaagagaagcaggccGTGAGCCAGCTGCTAAATCTCCATAGCATGAAGGCCGGGTGTGTCAGTTATGGGAATCTGCTTCCCCTCAGCTGGAAAGAGTGGATATTCTTTTACAGGCTGTATAAGGACACGGGCTCTGAAAAATCAGATTGTACGACCTGCCAGAGCCTCAGAGAGAAGGTCCAGGGCGTGTCTTCCGGGGACAGAGCTTCCTGCTCCATACCCCCACTGCCATTTACCGGCAGGGAGAAGATGTTTTGGCCCGGAACGACTTCCTTCCGAGGTCCAAAGTCT CTGGAGGACAAGGCTCAACGTCTGAGGGAGCAGAGCCTCGCACGCTTTGGCCATGGACGAATGGTAGACCCCGAAGAGGAAGCCCCTGAGAAAACGGAGCCAAAATCTGCTAAGCTGCAGACTAAGACTACGGGGACCATGACCTACTGCCagctccctctcctcagccccaacAGTCATGGCTCCCTGGATCTGAGAATTCCAACCGCTTCCACCGGCCCTGTTCCCAAGCAGAGTGAAGCCGAGGGATCGACAGCATCATCCCTAGAGCAAGTATACCCAGAGAGCCGCATGTTCCAGGTGGGAGGGCAGGATGCCCACCAAAAAGACGTCCATAATGACTCTCCTGAGAGGAGAATCTTTAGCCATCGAGGGTCAAGCCCCTCGGGGTCCTCGCTGATCAAGGACCCAAGCTACAGGAAGGACCCAGACCACAGCATACCGGAAGTCATGGATGGCATTTCTAAGGTTCTGAGACTCGAGGACTCCCCCAGGCTGAAAAATGAACAGTGGGCACTAGAGGACCACACGGATGCAAAGCGCcatcagtctagagctggggaaatTCCCTCCTTGAGGCACTGCGGGAGGGACGATACCAACACCTCACCCCCGctggcccctccttcctcactgggtcccccagctctccccagccccagataTCTGGTCCCAGCCTTTCCACGTTCCCCCACTCCAGGGTCGCTGGAACAAAGGCACCAGAAGCCACGGATGTCGGTTACATTGTGTgacaggaggatggagtccttCCTGGAGCTCAGTTTGAAGTCTGGGCAACGGGACCACCAGGGAAAAATCAAGCCTGGCGACATGTCCGAAGAATCAGTTAAGGCCCTGGAAGCCGTCTTGAAGAGAAAGCACGTGGCTTTTCTTTCTGGGCTTTCTCTCATACATTACCTAACTGGGCCTGTCACAGTGTCCCCAGTAGGGCTGATCGGGCTGGCTGTGAGAACAGGCCACGAGCTTACCCCTACTGGAGACCATCCTGACTGCAGTGTGGCCAACTGGGTGAAGGGGGAAGCATCTGAGAAGGCCCATATCTTACCCGCTGCTGAACGCCACCAGGCTCCAATGGACAGCAGAGTGCGTCGTCACTCCCAGGAAGCAGAGAACCGGGCCAGACCTCAGAGCCGAACCATGCGGGCCCAAGGACCGAAGAACAATGGGCCAGGTTCCCGCCCCATCAACTCATCCCTCTGCC CCAAGTCTGCAGGCCACTTGGGAGCTATCACACCTacacagagagggaagaaggatgcTGGAGAAGCCCACAGCTGGGCCTCTGTCTCTTCACTGCTAGAAGAGTTCCCAGGACCAGCCAAATCCAAGGGCCCCATTTCTTCCACCTTGGGCCCAGCGAGGGCCAGCAAGAGCAATCAGGCGTCACCTCAAGCTTCGTTTTTAGCCAAGCTGAAGATGTGGTTCAGTTCTCTCAGCAAAGTCCAGCAGTCCAACATCAGCCCCAAGGCTTGGGTGACAACGGGCTCAAAGCAGCCAGACAAGTGGAGCTCAGCATCCAGCAACAACAAACCGCCCTTTCCTGAGA TTAAATTACATGGAGATCTCAGCATCTCCGTTCTCCTGGTGGTTACCAAGAGGCAG GGTTTTGCAACAAAGCAGCCCCTGGGTTTTAAGAATACCAGCTCTGCAATGAAAATTCAATTTGATAAGTTGAATTTTTTCCTCAGAGCCTTCGCGAACAACAAGATTTCCACAATTCAGTGA